The following are encoded together in the Hyalangium minutum genome:
- a CDS encoding SDR family NAD(P)-dependent oxidoreductase: MSPTIVNPPVMALSSKRLKTTVLFEDYMVRDHLVHGVRILPGVFFLDLTYRMARQQGLEPGQVELRRCLFIEPIAVTESYDKQVRLSVEPQGDHAAISVESRKVKDGVALEEQWTANFTCELHQVPREPRAPLDIARLRATATRRADADELYAFARSVDIDHQEFMKALGTLHYGQGWLLAEVTLSELAQGYLEHFHVHPAYLDFSTLMPFCLFEKDAAERQPFIPIFIDAFRAHGPLSRTCVAYVEQTGQQSLSGDTVHSDIRLFSPEGELLVHFRNFRAKKIRTRNLITQHQAPSQAPEPARPALTPVAPPAAPRPSASASPLERVQAELRSLVSRALKRLPEDVDVNAGFYEQGLASVDLLQIVRALEARLGRELYPTLLFEYTTVSALAGYLVEQFGDLLARPSESAPAEPPPPPPQAAAAAAPAATSPAVESSKPAPRAPAAREEADEDEIAIVGVAGRYPQARDLDEFWANLKAGRDCITEIPRSRWEVERYFDSERGKPGRTYSRWGGFIDGVDEFDPLFFNISPREAEMMDPQERVFLETAWAALEDAGYTRERLGTGKGNDIGVFAGVMWSDYQLFGLEEILKGNPVVAGSWFSSVANRISYFLNLQGPSVPVDTACSSSLYAIHLACESIKRGECSAALVGGVNASLHFSKYLKLSELQMLSTDGRCRTFGKGGNGYVPGEGVGAVLLKPLKRAIADRDTIHAVIKSTAVNHGGRTSGFSVPSPDAQARLIRDALEKARIPASTVSYIEAHGTGTSLGDPIEIAGLTSAFRGDSTEKGFCAVGSVKSNIGHLEAAAGIAGLTKVLLCMRHRTLVPSLHSRELNPSIPFADTPFYVPQEARAWEKRTGHPRRAGISSFGAGGSNAHILLEEYEDPRVGREAASALPQLVVLSARTPERLQESARKLRDFLEAHGEARLEDLAYTLQVGRETMEARLAVVAQDKAELRKALEGYLDGTPEGARRVLSGQVKRGASGAGSESEDHAYHQSLWQGGKLARLAALWTEGTEITWSRLEHSPTLRRIPLPTYPFARRRCWIPQVASSRGAGASAAPVLHPLIDANTSTLKGPRFLKRLTATEFYVADHIVREQRLLPGVVSLEMARAAGALASETGISHLRNVLWASPLVVDSPRDVTVRLSAGGAHVEFEVVTGSGEEATVHALGKLYSSSGEAQQPPAPVSIDEIQRRCAQVLSDEAVYSGFVARGFRYGPGLRAIHELRTGPGEALAELRLPEHLQAEASAYVLHPALLDGALQAVSGLTPPASGGEGELLPFSVGELRLHSPIPSRCFVHVTVGEPKESTGTPTRFHLRLLDEAGRTLVSLRDFTLRRVAREELPVQRPVENPEGLLIYEPHWEETPVPAPYIPSGGDAQRPFLVFEREEAHSQGLRRQLRERSGEAPIIRVQPGEGFRCLSPEHYQITPAREEDYRQLWEALRERGLQPAALFHLWNHEARPLAFDTASSAETVSTELQEQLRLGLQSLFLLARTLPGLRLRERLPVIYAFQGEGEQPQHSAVAGFARSVALENPKLRVRVVRFAPRQAEVPADWDALLRELQPPEQTEVRIGSAGRQVRRFAPVAPPASGTSARPGLLRPRGVYLLTGGAGGLGLVFARYLAREAQARVALLGRSPLDAARRASLSELEAMGAEVLYLSADVADPAALQTAVTRVRERFGALHGIIHAAGVIEDAMAVNKPLNSFQRVLTPKIQGTLNLDAATREVPLDFLVLFSSASAVFGSMGQTDYAAGNQFMDAFATLREELRERGLRSGRTLSLNWPLWREGGMRIQPEVEEMILRNTGLKVLETGRGLTAFSLAQALPGSQLMLLEGDPAVIHKRIELATQPVVRPQRSAPPPPAAPEPAVAERAVAPPTLETLQSHLEQDLSETCSALLKVSTSELDAEADFSDYGVDSLMIMRILDHLEERYTVSLDPSALTEHPSIRSLAKHLVAEHRGHVEARLATPAQAPEPVQPLAAPASPPPPPPASPSLLGRETPSHTPTASVPAQEVRAAAPTLLRPSDPPRRVAVIGVACRFPGSHGPESFWANLAAGRDLVTTVPTERWDAERYYDPRKAVPNKSYSKWGAFAEEVDLFDAAFFGIAEEDADWMDPQQRIALETAQELLDGAGYPRKELAHSRTGVFLGATANDYVRSGFRGHGRSTPHLLLNTLQNMVAARISHFWDLKGPSLVVDTACSSSLLAIHHACRGILSGEIDMAIAGGMYLLLDPFLHVSFSQAQLLSEDGRTRIFDRKASGFTPGEGVGMVLLKEYGQAVRDGDRILATVLGSAVNNDGRTLGLTMPSKEAQVEVIGEALRLSGVSARDIGYLETHGSGNAFGDPLEIHAASEVFRRESSRKQYCGVGSVKSNIGALLQAGAVASFIKVVLALQHQELPATVHCEEPHPRFHFPETPFFPVTQLQPWEPLGGTRYAAVSSFGLGGTNCHLVLGQGDALHPGYRPTRQPLAPTRFQRKRHWMPWTEAQEPRNTQPPSLEQLLDALDQGAIAVEQAVNVITGGARP; encoded by the coding sequence ATGAGCCCCACGATCGTGAACCCGCCCGTGATGGCCCTCTCGTCCAAGCGTCTCAAGACGACCGTCCTCTTCGAGGACTACATGGTGCGCGATCACCTCGTGCACGGGGTGCGCATCCTCCCCGGCGTCTTCTTCCTGGATCTCACCTACCGGATGGCCCGCCAGCAGGGGCTGGAGCCAGGCCAGGTGGAGCTGCGCCGGTGCCTCTTCATCGAGCCCATCGCCGTCACCGAGAGCTACGACAAGCAGGTGCGGCTCTCCGTCGAGCCGCAGGGGGATCACGCCGCCATCTCGGTGGAGAGCCGCAAGGTGAAGGACGGCGTCGCCCTCGAGGAGCAGTGGACCGCCAACTTCACCTGTGAGCTTCACCAGGTCCCACGGGAGCCGAGGGCCCCGCTGGACATCGCTCGCCTCCGGGCCACCGCCACGCGCCGGGCGGACGCGGACGAGCTGTATGCCTTCGCCCGCTCGGTGGACATCGACCACCAGGAGTTCATGAAGGCCCTGGGCACGCTGCACTACGGCCAAGGCTGGCTGCTGGCCGAGGTGACGCTGAGCGAGCTCGCGCAAGGCTACCTGGAGCACTTCCACGTCCACCCAGCCTACCTGGACTTCTCCACGCTGATGCCGTTCTGCCTCTTCGAGAAGGACGCGGCGGAGCGGCAGCCCTTCATCCCCATCTTCATCGACGCGTTCCGCGCCCATGGCCCGCTGAGCCGCACCTGCGTTGCCTACGTGGAGCAGACCGGTCAGCAGAGCCTCTCCGGCGACACCGTCCACAGCGACATCCGGCTGTTCAGCCCCGAGGGGGAGCTGCTCGTCCACTTCCGGAACTTCCGCGCGAAGAAGATCCGCACCCGGAACCTCATCACCCAGCACCAGGCCCCGAGCCAAGCGCCCGAGCCCGCCCGTCCAGCGCTCACGCCGGTCGCTCCGCCTGCAGCCCCGCGCCCCAGCGCTTCCGCGTCCCCACTGGAGCGGGTCCAGGCAGAGCTGCGCTCGCTGGTGAGCCGCGCCCTGAAGCGTCTCCCCGAGGACGTGGACGTGAACGCGGGCTTCTACGAGCAGGGGCTCGCCTCGGTGGATCTGCTGCAGATCGTCCGTGCCCTGGAGGCCCGGCTTGGGCGCGAGCTGTATCCCACGCTCCTCTTCGAGTACACCACCGTCTCGGCCCTTGCGGGCTACCTCGTGGAGCAGTTCGGGGATCTGCTCGCCAGGCCCTCCGAGTCCGCTCCCGCCGAGCCCCCGCCCCCGCCCCCGCAGGCCGCCGCTGCAGCGGCTCCCGCGGCAACGTCCCCCGCCGTGGAGTCCTCGAAGCCGGCGCCGCGCGCGCCCGCCGCGCGAGAGGAGGCGGATGAGGATGAGATCGCCATCGTGGGCGTCGCGGGACGCTACCCGCAGGCACGCGACCTGGACGAGTTCTGGGCCAACCTGAAGGCAGGCCGGGACTGCATCACCGAGATCCCCCGCTCCCGGTGGGAGGTGGAGCGCTACTTCGATTCCGAGCGTGGCAAGCCGGGCCGCACCTACAGCCGGTGGGGTGGCTTCATCGACGGCGTGGACGAGTTCGATCCGCTCTTCTTCAACATCTCGCCGCGCGAGGCCGAGATGATGGATCCCCAGGAGCGCGTCTTCCTGGAGACAGCCTGGGCCGCGCTGGAAGATGCGGGCTACACGCGCGAGCGGCTGGGCACGGGCAAGGGCAATGACATCGGCGTCTTCGCCGGGGTGATGTGGAGCGACTACCAGCTCTTCGGCCTGGAGGAGATCCTCAAGGGCAACCCGGTGGTCGCCGGCTCGTGGTTCTCCTCGGTGGCCAACCGGATCTCCTATTTCCTGAACCTGCAGGGCCCGAGCGTCCCAGTGGACACGGCATGCTCCTCGTCGCTCTACGCCATCCACCTGGCGTGCGAGAGCATCAAGCGCGGCGAGTGCAGCGCGGCGCTCGTGGGTGGCGTCAACGCCTCCCTGCACTTCTCGAAGTACCTCAAGCTGAGCGAGCTGCAGATGCTGTCGACGGACGGGCGCTGCCGGACGTTCGGCAAGGGTGGCAATGGCTACGTCCCCGGCGAGGGGGTGGGTGCCGTGCTCCTCAAGCCGCTGAAGCGAGCGATCGCCGACAGAGACACCATCCACGCCGTCATCAAGTCCACGGCGGTCAACCACGGAGGCCGCACCAGTGGCTTCTCCGTGCCAAGCCCGGACGCACAGGCGCGGCTCATCCGGGATGCGCTGGAGAAGGCCCGCATCCCCGCCTCCACGGTGAGCTACATCGAAGCACATGGCACGGGCACCTCGCTGGGTGACCCCATCGAGATCGCGGGCCTGACGAGCGCCTTCCGCGGCGACAGCACGGAGAAGGGCTTCTGCGCGGTGGGCTCGGTGAAGTCCAACATCGGCCACCTGGAGGCCGCGGCGGGCATCGCTGGGCTGACCAAAGTGCTGCTGTGCATGAGGCACCGCACGCTGGTGCCCTCCCTGCACTCGCGGGAGCTCAACCCCAGCATCCCCTTCGCGGACACTCCCTTCTACGTGCCGCAGGAAGCACGTGCGTGGGAGAAGCGCACGGGTCATCCCCGCCGCGCGGGCATCAGCTCCTTCGGCGCGGGCGGCTCCAATGCCCACATCCTCTTGGAGGAGTATGAGGATCCACGGGTGGGACGCGAGGCCGCCTCGGCGCTCCCGCAGCTGGTGGTGCTGTCCGCACGCACCCCAGAGCGCCTCCAGGAGTCCGCGCGGAAGCTGCGCGACTTCCTAGAAGCCCATGGGGAGGCACGGCTGGAGGACCTCGCGTACACCCTGCAGGTGGGCCGCGAGACGATGGAGGCGCGGCTCGCCGTGGTGGCGCAGGACAAGGCGGAGCTGCGCAAGGCGCTGGAAGGCTACCTCGACGGCACCCCGGAGGGAGCGCGACGGGTCCTCAGCGGCCAGGTGAAGCGGGGCGCCAGCGGCGCCGGAAGCGAGAGCGAGGATCACGCCTACCACCAGTCGCTGTGGCAGGGCGGAAAGCTGGCCCGGCTCGCAGCCCTGTGGACGGAGGGCACGGAGATCACCTGGTCCCGGCTGGAGCACTCCCCCACGCTGAGGCGCATTCCGCTGCCCACGTACCCCTTCGCCCGCCGGCGCTGCTGGATCCCTCAGGTGGCCTCGTCGCGGGGAGCAGGTGCCTCGGCGGCCCCGGTGCTGCACCCGCTGATCGACGCCAACACCTCCACGTTGAAGGGTCCGCGCTTCCTCAAGCGGCTCACGGCCACCGAGTTCTATGTGGCCGATCACATCGTCCGTGAGCAGCGGCTGCTGCCGGGCGTGGTGTCGCTGGAGATGGCCCGGGCCGCGGGTGCGCTGGCTTCCGAGACCGGGATCTCCCACCTGCGGAATGTCCTCTGGGCCAGCCCGCTCGTCGTGGACTCGCCGCGGGACGTGACCGTCCGGCTCAGCGCTGGCGGCGCCCATGTCGAGTTCGAGGTGGTGACGGGCTCGGGCGAGGAGGCCACCGTGCACGCGCTCGGCAAGCTCTATTCCTCTTCCGGGGAGGCACAGCAGCCCCCAGCTCCCGTCTCGATCGATGAGATCCAGCGGCGCTGCGCCCAGGTGCTCTCCGACGAGGCTGTCTACTCCGGGTTCGTGGCGCGGGGCTTCCGGTACGGCCCGGGCCTGCGAGCCATTCACGAGCTGCGCACTGGGCCGGGTGAGGCCCTCGCCGAGCTGCGCCTGCCCGAGCATCTCCAGGCAGAGGCCAGCGCCTATGTCCTGCACCCCGCCCTCCTCGACGGTGCGCTCCAGGCGGTCTCCGGCCTGACGCCCCCCGCCTCGGGCGGCGAGGGCGAGCTGCTGCCTTTCTCCGTGGGAGAGCTGCGGCTCCACAGCCCCATCCCCTCGCGCTGCTTCGTCCACGTCACCGTGGGAGAGCCCAAGGAGAGCACCGGCACGCCTACCCGCTTCCACCTGCGCCTGCTCGATGAGGCCGGCCGAACGCTCGTCAGCCTGCGGGACTTCACGCTGCGAAGGGTGGCGCGAGAGGAGCTCCCGGTACAGCGCCCCGTGGAGAATCCTGAGGGGCTGCTGATCTACGAGCCCCACTGGGAAGAGACCCCCGTGCCTGCTCCGTACATCCCCTCGGGCGGAGACGCCCAGCGCCCCTTCCTCGTCTTCGAGCGGGAGGAGGCGCACTCGCAAGGGCTCCGGCGCCAGCTGCGCGAGCGCTCCGGTGAGGCGCCCATCATCCGGGTGCAGCCCGGCGAGGGCTTCCGCTGCCTCTCTCCGGAGCACTATCAGATCACTCCGGCTCGCGAGGAGGACTACCGCCAGCTGTGGGAGGCGCTCCGCGAGCGGGGACTCCAGCCCGCGGCCCTCTTCCACCTCTGGAACCACGAGGCGCGCCCACTCGCCTTCGACACGGCCTCGAGTGCCGAGACCGTGTCCACCGAGCTCCAGGAGCAGCTGCGCCTGGGGCTCCAATCGCTCTTCCTGCTTGCACGGACCCTGCCTGGGCTCCGGCTGCGGGAGCGGCTGCCCGTCATCTACGCCTTCCAGGGCGAGGGCGAGCAGCCGCAGCACTCGGCCGTCGCGGGCTTCGCGCGAAGCGTGGCGCTGGAGAACCCCAAGCTGCGGGTGCGGGTGGTACGGTTCGCCCCGCGCCAGGCTGAGGTCCCCGCAGACTGGGATGCGCTCCTGCGCGAGCTGCAGCCGCCCGAGCAGACGGAGGTCCGTATCGGCTCCGCCGGCCGGCAGGTGCGGCGCTTCGCTCCCGTGGCGCCCCCTGCCTCTGGCACGAGCGCCCGGCCGGGGCTGCTCCGTCCACGCGGGGTGTATCTGCTCACGGGGGGCGCAGGCGGACTGGGGCTCGTCTTCGCCCGGTACCTGGCTCGCGAGGCCCAGGCCCGTGTGGCCCTACTGGGCCGCTCTCCGCTGGATGCGGCCCGGAGGGCTTCGCTCTCCGAGCTGGAGGCGATGGGTGCCGAGGTGCTGTACCTGAGCGCCGACGTGGCCGATCCCGCGGCGCTGCAGACAGCCGTCACCCGCGTGCGGGAGCGGTTCGGCGCGCTCCACGGCATCATCCACGCCGCCGGCGTCATCGAGGACGCCATGGCCGTCAACAAGCCCTTGAATTCCTTCCAGCGGGTGCTCACCCCGAAGATCCAGGGGACGCTGAACCTCGACGCCGCCACCCGGGAAGTGCCGCTCGACTTCCTGGTGCTGTTCTCCTCCGCCTCCGCTGTCTTCGGCAGCATGGGGCAGACGGACTACGCCGCGGGCAACCAGTTCATGGACGCGTTCGCAACCCTGCGCGAGGAGCTGCGCGAGCGCGGCCTGCGGAGCGGACGCACGCTCTCGCTCAACTGGCCGCTGTGGCGCGAGGGCGGCATGCGCATCCAGCCCGAGGTGGAGGAGATGATCCTCCGCAACACGGGACTGAAGGTGTTGGAGACCGGGCGAGGCCTTACCGCCTTCTCGCTGGCCCAGGCGCTCCCCGGCTCCCAGCTCATGCTGCTGGAGGGCGATCCCGCCGTCATCCACAAGCGCATCGAGCTGGCCACCCAGCCCGTCGTCCGGCCCCAGCGCTCCGCCCCGCCGCCCCCCGCCGCGCCGGAGCCCGCCGTGGCCGAGCGCGCCGTGGCCCCTCCGACCCTCGAAACGCTCCAGTCCCACCTCGAGCAGGATCTGAGCGAAACCTGCTCGGCGTTGCTCAAGGTCTCCACGAGCGAGCTCGACGCCGAGGCGGACTTCAGCGACTACGGCGTGGACTCGTTGATGATCATGCGGATCCTCGATCACCTCGAGGAGCGCTACACCGTGAGCCTCGATCCGAGTGCCCTCACAGAGCACCCCTCCATTCGCTCCCTGGCGAAGCACCTCGTGGCTGAGCACCGCGGCCACGTGGAGGCGAGGCTCGCCACGCCTGCCCAGGCTCCAGAGCCTGTCCAGCCCCTCGCCGCCCCCGCCTCGCCGCCTCCTCCGCCGCCGGCCAGCCCCTCCCTCCTTGGGAGAGAGACGCCCTCCCATACGCCCACCGCCTCGGTCCCAGCGCAGGAGGTCCGTGCGGCCGCACCCACGCTCCTGCGTCCCAGTGACCCGCCCCGGCGCGTCGCCGTCATCGGCGTGGCCTGCCGGTTCCCGGGCTCCCACGGCCCCGAGTCCTTCTGGGCCAACCTCGCGGCGGGCCGGGATCTGGTGACGACCGTGCCCACGGAGCGTTGGGACGCCGAGCGGTACTATGACCCGCGCAAGGCGGTGCCCAACAAGAGCTACTCGAAGTGGGGAGCCTTCGCGGAAGAGGTGGACTTGTTCGACGCGGCCTTCTTCGGCATCGCCGAGGAGGATGCGGACTGGATGGATCCCCAGCAGCGCATCGCGCTGGAGACGGCGCAGGAGCTGCTGGACGGGGCGGGTTACCCGCGGAAGGAGCTCGCGCACAGCCGGACCGGCGTCTTCCTGGGCGCCACCGCCAACGACTACGTGCGCAGCGGCTTCCGAGGCCACGGGCGCTCCACGCCGCACCTGCTGCTGAACACGCTCCAGAACATGGTGGCGGCGCGCATCTCCCACTTCTGGGACTTGAAGGGCCCGTCGCTCGTCGTCGACACGGCCTGCTCCTCCTCGCTGCTCGCCATCCATCACGCCTGCCGCGGCATCCTGTCAGGCGAGATCGACATGGCCATCGCGGGCGGGATGTACCTGCTGCTGGATCCTTTCCTCCACGTCAGCTTCAGCCAGGCGCAGCTGCTCTCGGAGGACGGGCGCACCCGCATCTTCGACCGCAAGGCCAGCGGCTTCACGCCGGGCGAGGGCGTGGGCATGGTGCTGCTCAAGGAGTACGGGCAGGCCGTGCGCGACGGGGACCGCATCCTGGCCACCGTGCTTGGCTCGGCGGTCAACAACGATGGGCGCACCCTGGGGCTGACCATGCCCAGCAAGGAGGCCCAGGTGGAGGTCATCGGCGAAGCCCTCCGCCTCTCTGGAGTCTCCGCGCGGGACATCGGCTACCTGGAGACCCATGGCTCGGGGAATGCCTTCGGAGATCCGCTGGAGATCCACGCGGCCAGCGAGGTCTTCCGCCGGGAGAGCTCGCGCAAGCAGTACTGCGGGGTGGGCTCGGTGAAGTCCAACATCGGCGCGCTGCTCCAGGCCGGGGCGGTGGCGAGCTTCATCAAGGTGGTGCTGGCGCTCCAGCACCAGGAGCTCCCCGCCACCGTGCACTGCGAGGAGCCGCATCCGCGGTTCCACTTCCCGGAGACGCCCTTCTTCCCTGTCACCCAGCTGCAGCCCTGGGAGCCCCTGGGTGGGACCCGCTACGCGGCCGTCTCCTCCTTTGGATTGGGGGGCACCAACTGCCACCTCGTGCTGGGCCAGGGTGACGCGCTGCACCCCGGCTACCGGCCCACACGCCAGCCGCTGGCGCCCACGCGCTTCCAGCGCAAGCGGCACTGGATGCCCTGGACCGAGGCCCAGGAGCCGAGGAACACGCAGCCCCCCTCGCTGGAGCAGCTCCTCGATGCGCTCGACCAGGGCGCCATCGCCGTGGAGCAGGCAGTGAACGTCATCACCGGCGGCGCCAGGCCCTAG